A genomic window from Aethina tumida isolate Nest 87 chromosome 4, icAetTumi1.1, whole genome shotgun sequence includes:
- the LOC109606050 gene encoding zinc finger protein ZFP2, producing the protein MELVVVLQNLRLTFCDLCGKTFKEESEYHKHLKTHHLKNITEKKYVCDICGKKFRDKYGVSVHITIHTGELFECHICGKKLSKSHLPKHMKIHTHEKKFGCTVCGTKFLYRSSLTKHMQIHGEKKFGCNVCGRKFHVRFSLIRHVKTHTDKKPFGCNVCGMKFRRNDYLPKHKQTHEVYFTNVVSNLIFKRTLNKNKNMEELLVVLKNLELIFCDLCGKTFKKNSEYNDHLKTQHMEDNSKKFDCHICGKKFRYRCLLSAHMVIHTRENKFACHVCGKKFRFKGNINPHMAIHKDERKFDCHICGKKFRSKYYLPIHARIHAKDQK; encoded by the exons atggaGTTGGTTGTGGTATTGCAAAATTTGCGGTTAACATTTTGTGACCTTTGTGGGAAGACATTTAAGGAAGAAAGCGAATAccacaaacatttaaaaacccATCACCTGAAAAATATCACGGAGAAAAAGTACGTTTGCGACATTTGCGGCAAAAAATTCCGCGATAAGTACGGCGTCTCTGTCCACATAACTATTCATACGGGGGAGTTATTCGAATGCCATATTTGCGGAAAAAAGTTAAGCAAGTCACATTTACCTAAACACATGAAAATTCACACGCACGAGAAGAAATTCGGCTGCACCGTTTGCGGAACGAAATTCCTCTATCGGAGCAGTCTCACCAAACACATGCAAATTCACGGGGAAAAAAAGTTCGGTTGTAACGTTTGCGGGAGGAAGTTCCATGTGAGGTTCAGTCTCATCAGACACGTAAAAACTCACACGGACAAGAAACCGTTCGGTTGCAACGTTTGCGGTATGAAGTTCCGCCGGAACGACTACCTCCCTAAGCACAAGCAGACTCACGAGGTGTA TTTTACCAAT GTAGTTTCTaacctaatttttaaaagaacgttgaacaaaaacaaaaacatggaAGAGTTACTTGTGGTTCTGAAAAACctggaattaatattttgtgaccTTTGTGGTAAGACATTCAAGAAAAATAGCGAATACAATGATCATTTAAAAACTCAACACATGGAAGATAACTCGAAGAAATTCGATTGTCACATTTGCGGAAAGAAGTTCCGCTATAGGTGCTTGTTATCTGCACACATGGTAATTCACACGAGAGAGAATAAATTCGCTTGTCACGTTTGCGGGAAAAAGTTCCGATTCAAGGGCAATATAAATCCTCACATGGCAATACACAAGGACGAGAGGAAGTTTGATTGCCACATTTGCGGAAAAAAGTTCCGCAGTAAGTACTATTTACCTATTCACGCACGAATTCATGCAAAGGAccagaaataa